TGCGTTTTCCAGGGACAAGTGTCAGCCGTAGGCTCCTGCAGGTAGTCGGGTTTGCGCTGATGCATTTGTCcgtgggaaagggaaggaggagagcgaGAGTCCGACGGGACAGCCCGCGTCCCCTTCCCCTGCTCAGCCACGGCGGCGGGAACCTGAGCAGAAACGCAGAGAGACTCTGCCGGGAGCGGACCCGGAGGCAGCGGGAGCCCctccgggggcggcggccggggccgtaAGGGTGGCTCAGCCCTGGGCGGTGACCGCCAAGGCGTTCACGTACCCGTGGGGGCCCACGTCGGCGTCGGAGAGCCCGTGGgccagcggggcggcggcggcgggggcggcggcggcggggccgtacTTGGCGGGCGgcggggtggcggcggggcggaggAGGCAGCAGGTCTCCAGCGCCTCCAGGCCGCGGCAGGCCAGGAAGAAGAGGTTCTTCAGCATGAAGAGGGAGAGCGGCTGCTGGTAGcgcaggagcaggaggcagcggaGCGCCAGGAGCGGGGCGTCCAGCAGCCCGGCCGGCAGCAGGAGGTGGAGGGCGAGCCGGGCGGCtccgggggggcgggcggcgctgagCTCGTAGAGCCACAGCACCGGCGAGGCCAGGCAGAGAAAGTAGACGGCGATGAGGAGGTAGCGCAGCGGAGCGGGCAGCGGCGCCGGCCGCCCGGGCTGCAGCACCAGCTCCAGCAAGGAGAAGCTGTCGAGCAGGTCGAGGCAGGTAGCgaggaaggcggcggcggcgcggtgctgcggcggcggctgcggcggcagGAGCAGCTGCCCGGAGCCCTCGGTGCCGATGGCCCGCAGCAGGCAGTAGAGCAGCGGGGCGGAGAGGGCCAGGGTGATGCGGAAGCCGGTGGTGCCCAGCGGCAGGCGCAGCTCGATCAGCTCCAGGATGGAGGTGCCCAGGATCAGCGCCGCCTTGGGGGTGAAGGCGATGGAGTAGATGAGCCAGGCGAGGTGCGCGTAGGCGAAgtcgccgccgcggggggggccgccggccccgcggccaccggccccgcggccgccggggggGCCGTGCAGCAGCAgggggtgcggcggcggcggcccggggggaggcgggggccgcTCCCGGCGGCGGGCCCGGCTGTTGCGGCAGAAGAAGATGCCCCATCCGGCCGCCAGCACCAGGTCGGTGGCGATCCAGCTGCACCAGTACAGGTCGGTGACGGCGATCAGGTAGAGGTCCAGCAGCgcgccctgccccagcagcagcaccagggacaGCGCCTGGAAGCcccagcgccgcccgcccgccgccccgccgggccccagcagcgcccccgccgccgccccgccgcccgccgccccgccgcccgccgccgccgccccgtaCAGCTCCGCCGCCGTCATGCTGCggcccgggctccccccgccgccgccgccgccgctgctactgctgctgctgatgctggggagcggcgaggcggcggcgggcagcggggcggcgggcggcggcacTAGGGGCTTGCTGATGCTGatgctgtcctcctcctcttcctcctcctcctcctcggtgctgctgctgctgcgggggctgcgggggcggcgggcccgcGCCGAGCCCGAGCTCGACCCCGAGCCCCGCCGGCTGCCGCCGCTGCTGGAGCCCCCCGGGAAGAGGGGCTGCCGGTCGGCGGCgtgcggcagcggcggcggcggcggcggcggctggaaggagcccgaggaggaggagaccGAGCGCTGGTTGGAGGCAGCGCGGTGCATGGTCCTCCCCGGCCCCCAAGCCGGCGCGCCGGGCCCGACGGCCGCgccgcggcccccggcccgcccccggcccgccccccgccccgccgcaccggcagcggcagcggcagcggcagcagcagcagcggtgcGGAGAGCCCGAGCggcggggtggcggcgggggaggccgggggcggCGCCGAGCAGCAACCGCAGCAGCTGCCGGAGCCTGAGCCAGGGAGGGCGTCTCGGCTGGCGGCGatgggtgggctgggggtgggggagcggaGAGCGGCTGTGCGgccgggggagaggaggaggggggcgagaaggggaggggaaggaagggtccccccctccccgtccctgggGGCTGCGATAGAAGCAGATCTCTGGGAGCGTGTCCCGGCTGCCGCCTGGCCCCAGACCCCCGTGGATGGAGCCAGCCAGGGCTGGGCGAGTCACCCATGGACATGTCACAGCCCCCTGGTACCCACTCCAGAAAATTAGAAGTACTTCACTCTCCCCTGATCTCTCTAGGCTGACCAAgaggagggccagtggcctggaGCAGAGCCTACAGTGAAGCACTCACTTGTGGCTCCTCATCTGTGGCACGGGACATTCTGCTGCTGGTACTTTTGGTCTGTTCTATGTGAAAGTAAGTGGCTTTTACCCCACCGGTTTCCTGTGTTGAGCCAAGCCACATACTGAGGGCTCTGCCTAGCTTGCCATGATGGGACAGTGGCTTTAAATTTTTGTGAATATCTCTAAAGTTCCGACTTCTACTGAAAGTACCAGTCGGGGACTTTCTTGATGCACTAATAGTGGCACTGAATTGAGGTTGGCTGGCTGGGTCTCATGACTTGGCACATCATGTTTCAAAGTGGCTTGGTGCTCGGCATCACCAGTTCCTCATTCCTACCTGTGCTCACTGGTGATGAGCCGGGTGCTGCCTGTCGGGGATGAATAAGCATACTGAATAAGCTGTACCCACAAATGTATGCATTAACTACACTTCGTGGTAGAGATCCCACATAGCTTGACATTTGCGGGTGTTGCTAATCAATACATGGGGTTGAGCGAAACCCAGATGCTTAGTACTGGGAAAGGACATCCAGGGCAGCAGTGACAACCATCTAATACATGTTGGTGcaggctgcctgaggagcccGACTCCACTAAATGTCACTGGCTGCTCTTGACAACAAAGAGAAATCAGTCTGGGGTACCAGGAGAATTCATGCTTAAacctgaaacaaagaaataattgagaggggggaaggggagaactGGAGGTGGGTTGACATAAAGATTTCTTTAGGCACATAGGAATAATCAACAGGAAAAGCAGGGGAAGATGAAGAGGAATCACAGCAAAAGCATTATTGCCAATGGAGACTGGAGTGAGGGAGCACAGGTAAATTTTCTAAAAGCATGGTCAAAACAGAGCGGGGAAAAGATAAATGGAGACTGTGCAAGCTTTAACGTAGTCACTTGGGCACAGTACTGAAATGGTACGACCTCTGAACTGGGGTAACACCACACATGTATTCCCATGGTCTCCTGTGCTGGTAGCTATCCTGCTTTGAAGTCTATGCTGGTGCTTCTCTGCTGCCGTTGCCTGCGTGGCTGGGTTGTAGCTAGGATGGGGGACACCTGTTTTCTGCTACACACACATCGTGTTTTTGATGCCAGGATACACTTGCCAAGATTCAACCTTGCATCAGCACTGCTTGTGTTCATTGCCTTCCTCTAACTCACCTTGTCATGGTACGTAGCATCAGATGAGACTGAACACGCATGCGCTGCCTTGCTGTCTAAGGGCCCTTTCTCCCTAATTCCACATTTCAGttagcaaataaaaatacttcactttaagaaggtcagtaattatAGCATATCATAAGAAATATGAGTGTTCAAAAGAACAGTCCAGCCTGGAGGGCAGTGAATGGGCTGGTGTATCCTAGCCTGGTCCCAGGATGGAGCACACGAGGCTTCACCCCAGGGCAAAACAGGCAGGTCACCTCTGCAGGTGCTTGCAGAGGGACCAGGACGCAGCAGGCAGCACCGCTAGCCTTGTAGTTGTGACAAGCATCACTGGCACTCCCAAGTTTAAGATCAGGTGAATCCAAAGAGGGCTGTCACCATTTATTTTCTACCAGGTGACTTGGGTGGCAGCCAGAGGCTGAGGacctctcccagcagcctccAGACAGCCCTGTACAGTGCTGTGCTCAGGCGTCACAGCTCCGGCAtcccctctgcccttccccacagGCTGCTCTCCACTATCCATATCCCATGTCGATGTCTCGGAGGTGCTGCCACGCTGCTGCCTCCGTGGTGACGTGGAGGACACACTTCCCTCTGCATTGCTGGGGTATGGTGCTGGGCCACAGCCACCCGGCATGGGAAAACAGCAAGCTTTTGCGTGACAGGAGCAATGCAGCACCACTCAGCCCAGCAGCTTAGTCGGAGGTCATTCAAGATGCAAGAGGAGAAGCGAGCAGTGAGCTGCCTCGCCTTTCCTTGGCAGATACGGTGCCATGGTGTTTgctttgctctccagcctctcaagGTGGGTGGACTTTGTCAGCGGTGAAAGTGCTGCGTGTTTCCCTGGCAAGGCTTTCTCTCTTTGACAGATTTGCCTgccaaattaaacaaaacatgGCCAAACAATTGCTTTGACTACTGGTTTGGTACAACCTCGCAAAAACCTTGCTTAGGGCTCCGTTGGGTGGTCTCTGTCATATAGGGAGCGTGAGGCTCGAGGCCATGGAGCCCAGGAGGACGTTTGCTGTCTGCGTTGCTCTTTCAGGTTCGAGCAGGGCCCAGTGCTGCTTCTCTTTGACTGGTGGTGTTGGGAGTTGCCCAGTTCAGGATGGCTCAGGGTGGCAGCGAGCGTTTGTGAACGACACAGGCTGTGTCTCCTAATTTGGTTTCCATGGAAAGGCTGGGTTAGATGTCAGTGTAAGTGTGCATGATCAAGGGTAGAGGGTAAAAATCCCATTCTTACATACTGGATCCTGGCCTTTATCTAAGGTGGGTACGTTCACCTGACCCTTCTCAGGCTAAGCCAGCACTTGTGTCACTGGCATGATTAATGTGTGGTCAGTTCTGAGGGTTGGCTAAATTGCTCTTGCTCCTACCACATTCACCTATTCCACCGCAAGAAAAGTTTTCCGCTTCTACGAGAGGATGCGGAGTGACAACCAAGCATCCAACTGGGCTGCTCAGGGCAACAGCCTTCAGGCAGAGagggctgctcctgccctacctGTGCAGCAGACGGTGACGGCTTTGCCTTGTTGGCTCTCCTGCTCCAGGTTTCCTGGGCAATGCGCTTCCCTGAGCGCCGTAGGCTGGACATGCTCACTTAGCTGCCCTGGCAGCCTGCCTGTAGGCACTCGTATCTCCTCTGCTTTCAGTCCAGAGCCTCGTTTCACAAAGGTTTGAGTCTGTTTCTTGCACGACTGGCATCCGTCCCACCTGCTGGGGTAAGTGCAATTGGATGGGGACCCCTGAGCCAGGTGATGTGACGAGCTCAGGGAACGAAGGAAATGAGGCAGCTGTGGGGGAAGCTGGGTGCTAAATGGGCCTGCCTGGGGTCACACGCGCCTACTGAAGGGGGTGGCACCTCTTGGAGCCTGGGGAATGTGGTCCTGCTGGGCTGAGGCTGTGTGAGCAGGGCAAGAGGAGGCTTATGGAAATGGTTCTCCAGAGACTGAAGGATCCCTGCTGAGGCTGGGAAGGTCCCTGCATCCAAGGTAGGCAGGTGGGAACAGGGACCTCTGGCTATAGGGCAAGGGGAGCTATGAGCAGGAAtgggggagcactgggaaagagGGTGGGAGCTCCAGGGCTTCCTTGGGCTGAGCATGGGCTCCAGCAGGGCAAACACAACCCGAAAATCCAGGTGAGAATAGGAAAAGAGCTTATTTGTGTGGAAGGAAGCAGAACTTGTGCTTGTACCTTAAAATGGGAGCGAGGGGAGAAATGTCTTCTACTTGAGAAAGCACTGAAGGGCTTTTTGTAGCGCACTGTAGGATGAGATATGACAAGCTGATGCTTCCCGTGTGATCCAGTTATTTAATGCAATGTGCAGTCCCTGGAAGTGTTAGTGCTTAACCGTTACTGTTAAAACATTAAAAGGCTGAACTATAAATAGCTTCTACTCTTCAGCAGCTCCAAAGCTATGTTTCTGGCTTCtttatgtatttatgtgtatGCACagatatgtgtatgtatacatatacaagGCAAGCGGCGGACAACAGAGTTTTGTGAAATAGTCATACCGAATATCTAAAATGCTACCATTTCCAGTTTACACTACTAGTGGAAACAGGTGGTGTGCCCTCAAAAACCCTCCTGCTGAGGGAAAGGCAAAACTTTCTTGAGGGCAGAAACTCAAGAGGGAAACAAAATAATGACTCAGTTTcttgggggaaggaaaaaaaataaaattgaggcaAATATATGCCTGAAAGAAAGACCAGAGACTAAATCCCTAATTATACCCTGCAGTAAGCTGTCAGAAActggcagcagtgggagggaaggaggcaaagCTGATCTCAGTGAGTTGGAGCATAATCTGCTCTAACCATACTTAAAATGCCTTTTGTGTGGGAAAGGAAggttctgggattctgtgacacACGCTTTGTACTGCACTTATCTAACACATTCAAACAGTCAGGGTTGAAGTTACAGGCAAGTGTAGAAGAGTTTCACCTCGCCAAAATTCAAAGACGCTTCAGTTTGTCTGCCTCCGAACAGAGTCTTTATAACTAAATTGCTGATCCAGTATTATGGTTTGGGGAATCCAGATACTCTTCAAAAAGGTATAAAAGTGTAACAATCTATTGCTTGTAATTACATTTCATCTCAAAGAGCTCTTGATACCAGCATAAAATGCAaagttgggggggtttttttatgcttgtAGCAGGGTAGGGGTTTGGAGAATGAAGAGGATTTGAGGTTTGCTCTTAGTATTTTATACTTTACTCAGTCTTAGCACACAGTGTGTATTGGAACTGACCTTAAGGAGAAAGTTCTTAGTAGCTGAACTgactgaaagggaaaagcaggttTATTATAGTGAATTAGGGAGAAGTGCTTTCTTGATGGAATGGTTTGGTTCCTAGAGAACCTATAGCTGCCTTGCTGATGTGGGGTTTTAAATTGTTCCAGTCCGGATCTATAAAGGTCTTTAAATGCGTAATTTTCATCAAATCGACTGTGTGGCCACATAAATCCATAAAGACTTGTGCTTTTAGGATTGAGGTTAGGTAGATTCAGTAAAGGAAGGGTTGGGCATGCCCCTAAAGGGCCAAGGTCTGTTCCAGGGTGAGCAGGTAACTGCTTGTGTTCAAGGTTCACCAGAAGCCATTGATGAAACACTTTCTGTGGTAGGCGTTTCTCACCACATCCACCTGGGAGCAAACTCCAACTTCAATAGGGCTCTCAGTCCCTCTTGTTCAAGTTGTTCCTTCTTCAGTGTTTCATGATGCCTAATGTTTCACTCTGCTCCTTTGATGGTTAAGGACTTGTATGGGAGCCTATCTTCCAGCTAAGGCTTGTCTCCTACAAGGAACATCTTAACCCTAGGCTGCCCTTTTGCTTTGACAATAGCGTAGTGAGATTAAAAGCGTTCATCTGAGAGGTTCAGGTTTTGATCTTTTTCTGCCTAACTAAACCTTGATACACCCTATCTTGGGTGAGTGCTCCAACTACTGGAGTACTGGATAAAAGGAGAGAGCTGGTtaatgctttttattattattcattagtGGTCAGGGCCTTAGGTAATTTCTCCAGGACGTAGAATACAACTCAATTCCTCTCTCGGCTGAGGATGGGAGTCTTTGTCCAGTTCCTCCAAAACTGCTTTTACTGCTTTATCGATTGTTCCTTTCAACACTGAGTTCTCAGGACTCTGAATCATGCTTGTTTTCCTCTCTAACGTGCCTCCTGTGAGCTGTGAACTTTGTAGATGGAAAAACCTTCTGGTGGAATATCTTACAAGAACAACGCAGGTGAATTGGCAGTTTCTAGATCATTAAAGCTGGTGGTTTTCACCTAGTAGGatctttaattttccatttgctgaaatTAGTGGAAGATTTTGGCTCTAATCTGAAAGTTTGCCAGTTAGTATATGTCTCCTTAACTCCACGCACCTTTTTCAAAAGGTACCAGGGCATGACTCTTGTCAAAGTTCGGTTTCTTTTATGATCACAAAGACTTTAACATAGAGCCAAGTGAGCTTCTAGTGGTAAGGGTGGCTTTCCATACGCCCTTAGGCTTGTTCTTCATCTGCAATAGCAGTTAAGTTGGTGGCATCTAGCTTGTGGCTTCCCCACCCAGTACATGTAATCATTACAAACAACTGCTTAGGTCAGGTCACAACTGAATGCCTACCCTGAAAGCACCTCCTACACAGGTGGCATCCCAAAACTAGTCTTCACTGTGAAGAGTCAGTCAGGGCATCATAGCTGTTGtgtccttcttttctccccctaCAGAGTAGGAATGGTCAAAGTTGTACTCATCTCGCCTGATGCAGAACTTACAGGAAATTGTAGTTTGGCTCAGTCAAAAGAATCGCTGGAGGAGTATCTTTCAGGGTGGTTCCCTCAAGAAAATCTGAGAATGGCTTGATGAACAGAACAAAAGACAGAATTTGTCCTGATAATCTTCTAGGGCAAAGATGTGAAACAAACCAGGATAACACTCAAGAAACGTACACACAGcaagttaaaattaatttcaaagaaaacatcttttattattttatatatgtgcTAGATCAAAGGAGCAACTCTGGAACTGGGTTGAAATTAATATGAAATCTAAAATAATCACAGCTTGTGATTTGTCTGTATGATATGTAATCACTCTGCTACAGTGCACATGACGTAATCTGAAACATTACCCATTTATTGAAGGGAAAAAGACAAACCAGGATTAAGATTGTAAGAAAGGGGACAGTAGTGTTATATGACTCCCTGAATGCCAGGCTAGTAGTTGCATGTGTCCTGTAGAATAAAGGAATTGACCTCTGGCCACCATGTTATTGCATGACATAAAAGCTCTCTGCTGCAGATTCAAACCAAGGTCTAGCCCTTCTCCGGTTCCTCCCTGCTATTCTCAGTTGCCTCATCTCACTGCATGCTCCCTTTAGGCTTGACTAAAACCCATCCATCTGTGGAAGAGGGAGTTGTTAGGATCAGATCTTCACCGTGTTTGTTGTATAGGGCAGTGCACCGTATGAATATTaaggcaggagaccagcaagTGAAGTCCCCTCTCCTGCTTGGTCCCACAATCTGCACGGAAGTATGCTTCCTCCAAATGAGAGAAATACGGCTTCAGAAGTAACACTTCTGTGCAATACATGAGACAAAGGAAAAGTTTTGTACCAGCCACACTTGAAGCTAATTCCAGGAAGCtgcaatttgaaagaaaaagaatttcactGAATTCTAGCAATAACAGATGTCCCTAAATGAACCACAGATAAGCTAGAAGCCTGCACAGCACTCTAGTGCAAAACTCGTGGAACAGAGGTGACCTGGCAAGCCCTTTTGTCTGTAGAAATCTTTCACAATCAAATCAGTAGCCAACAGTGGCTAGAGAACCCAGATTTCCTACCCCGTCCACTGTGTCCATGCAATTCCTGGGCAGTGACTTGGACAAAGTGCACTGTTTCAAGGAGCTgagcaggggaagaggggaaaggtcTCTGTGTTGCTCAGGCCAAGGGCAGCCCATCTGACTAATTAGTGCACAGATGAACAAGCAGAGCCTTTTATGCAACCTTACTTGGTAAGAATTGGGGAAAGGGTACAAGATTCTTCCAGAATTCCCCTCCCTTCTGTACAATTTCAACTCGCAAGCAAAGCATTTCTTAAACTCCTTCTCACTGAAGTTCCTCCTACGCATTTTTAAGACTCCCAGAGCACTGTTTCAGCACTAACGTGGTGAAAAAACAAATCTGGAGCCAAAAGCAGATTTGGAATCTGAAGCAGATTCACATCAATCAGCTCACCTCCACTGCTGTTCCAAAGATGGCGATGCCTGGCTCACTCTCTGTGCAAATGCAAACCCCGTCCTTTCTCGAAGGAGGTGCTACCTCATTCCTTGTGCTACCTACCTCACTTCTGGCTGAGATGTGCCATGCGTGCTGATATCGAATTACAAACTGCCTGTGATTTCTCAAAATTCTTCTGCATGTTCCTTCCACAAAGCTACCGCCATCATCGGAGCAGCAGCCAGTGCCCATGGCTCCATTCGGATAGCTGATTCAGCAGCACTACACCCCTCGGGGAACACTGGTTTAGCAGCACCTTGTCTTTGAGAAACCGGCACCGCAGTCTTAACAAGTAACAAGAAAGAGCTCTGCCAAAGGTTACTGCGCACACACAGATGGACAGACCTTGGTATTTCGGCAGATAAGTACCTGCCAAATCGAAGGTGTGGCGAGCAGTTATTGCCagcaaccagctctcttgggtcTATGTAATCATGGTCTAGAAGACTGTTCCCAATTAATCCTATAAAAGTTATCACACAACTTAGCAAATACTGCAAGGAAAGGGAGCGTTCCTTTCTGCGCTGGATGGCACCTCCGAAAAGCAAGGCTGAGGGACACTGGAGCTAGTTTATGAATAAATGGGTTTTGGACCTCCGCTTTCAGGCCTTGCACTCTGGGTCCACAGCACAATTGTGACTGTGGAAATGTGCTGAAAGCTAAAAGACCTTCCCTATGTTATATGCAAAGTCCTTCCCTGTACTTACTTTTCTGGAAACTGGAGACAAGCCCTTGTCTTGTGCAAATAGATGaaacagtaatttcttttccccctcagtaaaaggcaaaaaattcaaatttaagATTGAGTTCCTCACGCTACAGCTGATTTTAGAAGAAGCCAAGCGACTCTTGTTCTGATAAGACAAAGAAGAAGAACCCCAGCTAGCGCTAAGAGAGGAAGAGACTGCTTCCCGCTATGAATTTCAGAGGAGGGAAATTAATCCAAACAGAATACCTTTCCACTCCTATTCATAAAATAAGCTATAAAGAAGCCCCAGAGAAGAACCTCTTTGCCGGAGTCACTGATGGTGCACCCAGTTCCCTTCAGACACACAGCAGAGCCTGGCATATGATAAGAACAGAGCCTGCTCTGCAGTGTGACCTTCCAAGGCGGATACATGTGTCAAGAAGATGGAGAGCTGCTGAAGCAGAATGTCAGTGCACATGGATGCTGAGATCTGAATTAAGAACAACTCCAATTTCTGTGCAGAACATCTTGTTTGTACCCTGTGTATGGAGCTGCCTGGTAAagcagggagaaagaggaggcagAGCAGACCTATTTCTGATCTCTCAGTTGGTGTGAGCTGAGTATAACTAGGAACACCAACTCAGTTGTGTTGGTTCCAAAGGCTTTCGATCACATATGCAAACTGATTTATGCTTCTAAAATCACAGTGCTCCTCTAGAATTAAGACACTCCTCACTGAGCTAGTCTTTCAAGCAGTGCTTGCTTAGCTTCTTTGGACTGTTATGGAGACACAGATCTTGATCTTTCTCTGCACAGCCCAAACTAGGAGAACAGAGGCAGTAGAAGGTACATGTCATTAGGGATATGGAAATGTTCCTGGGCAGGCAAGTCCTTGCTGATAGTTCATATTAGAAGGACTCTACCTGTATGctaaaggaagaggagggaacaGGGATCAGGCCATATGGGGTATCCCTGAGATTCAAACCACacaagggaagagaggaaaaaagcaagtgaAGAACGGATACGTTTGTACTTTAAAAGATGAAGACTGGGGACTTGGGGCTCAGGCACCATCCTGGCTTGGTGACCTCCTCTTTCAATCCTTGCATGCAAGAAAGGAGCAAAGGTGGGCTGTGACTCTTTCTGGTTAGCCCTTGTTCCAAAGAGGGACCTCTCTTTGGAAGCTGTgccagctggagcagggggatGTCCCTTGCAACAGCTGGGGTCAGGCTGGGTGCTGAAACAGCCTCTTGATGCAACACCGAGTTCTGGGCAAAGAGACCTCTGGAAATTCAGACTCTGTTGTGGTTTCCTCTGCTATTGAGAGCAGGCTGCTGGCTCCCTAGCAGGATGGAAAAAGTCAGAAGTGTTCACAGAACGCTAAACAGGCAGGAGGGAATAATACAACtttcccctcagccctgctgcaagTTGCTCTGGCTACTGCAGCTTCCTTTGAGGGGGCCTGGCCTCTCCATAGCTGCCAGAGGACTGCAAAATGGGACTTTGTTTCAGACTGACAGTGATGCAGTGGCAAATCCCCAAGCAAACAGAATTTGTTAAAGTCCGTAGGCACTTATTCTTCATAAGGAGAATGTTAAGGCGTAAAGCCTTCCCTTGGCAAAGTGCCACCACAACACAACTTCTGGTGCGCTCACGTCACAGACTGGACGAATAGCACATTGTCTGAATGGTACGTTGGCTGATAGCGGCTCCTTGCGCGGGGAAGAGCTTCATCCTCAAACACATCACGAGGAGGGGAGTGGGGCTTGCTGGATCTTCATGCGCAAAGGGTGGAAAGGAAAGAACTCTGATGACCAAACAGAACTGGGATTGCTAGGGCAAGCCTTCTCCTTATACCCTGGTTTCCATAATGGCTCAATTATTGATGGCAGCAATGTACGTTCACAGTTGAAAGCCTGCCGGCAGCTGTCAGGATTGCAGATGAGTACCAATAAAAGCAAGTGGCTTTTAGTGCTGAGACAGggagttttctttcttgttggCCAGATTAGATGATCACCCCAGGTCTCTCCCCgttcctcccctcttccctttccGGTACATAAAATCCCTGACAGTAGATCTCTAGGCACACCTCTCTTAACCCTAGCTCCAGTTCTCCTTCTTGAAAGCAAGTTGCACAGCATCATTCACATCCTGCACTATGTAAGATGCCTCCACCAGGCTGGGGTCAAAGCAAAAGTCCCGATGGCCGTGGAACACCGTCTCTGTCGTGAACTCCTTTGTTTTACTGGGAACATCTGCATTGTGGCGGTAAACCCCAGTGCAGACCAGAATCGACTCACAGCTCTCCACTGAATTGTTGCAGTCTTT
Above is a window of Larus michahellis chromosome 1, bLarMic1.1, whole genome shotgun sequence DNA encoding:
- the TMEM121B gene encoding transmembrane protein 121B, yielding MTAAELYGAAAAGGGAAGGGAAAGALLGPGGAAGGRRWGFQALSLVLLLGQGALLDLYLIAVTDLYWCSWIATDLVLAAGWGIFFCRNSRARRRERPPPPPGPPPPHPLLLHGPPGGRGAGGRGAGGPPRGGDFAYAHLAWLIYSIAFTPKAALILGTSILELIELRLPLGTTGFRITLALSAPLLYCLLRAIGTEGSGQLLLPPQPPPQHRAAAAFLATCLDLLDSFSLLELVLQPGRPAPLPAPLRYLLIAVYFLCLASPVLWLYELSAARPPGAARLALHLLLPAGLLDAPLLALRCLLLLRYQQPLSLFMLKNLFFLACRGLEALETCCLLRPAATPPPAKYGPAAAAPAAAAPLAHGLSDADVGPHGYVNALAVTAQG